TAATTCATACGGATACTCCAATGGCACCTCCTAAAAACCCTGGGTGGTTTGGCAAAGGATATCGTAAAGGCATGAAAAAGAAGCGGTAGCatttactctctaatatatggTACATGACTTTCTCTGTTATTATGTGAATGTATAACATATAGTATATAATATTGTACGTAAATGCCTCCATATCATGATGAAATATGTGTACACAATTTACGAATGTATAGCGACTTAATTCCAGTATccaaaattttaataatcaaattaAATTATGACAATAGTTGTTAAGCTTTAAAGTATAGACAGTCTATAATCAATGAAACTTCCAAAACGTTTATTTTCTAGTAAACCGATTCGttcaatgaatatttatatCCGATAAGTTTTATATAAAAACtgttcatttataaattttaatattgattTTCTATGAAATATGCTTAATTCGAAGTTATTGTATTGTTATCGTATAAGTCAATTATGTTgtgatttttaattataagGTTTTATTTAAGCAGATAAGTGTTGTGCAGATCACGGTAAATTCCTAGTGACCAAAGTGATAATTTTTGAAtacgttttatttgttttattaattgCTTTATATTCGCAGTGGCGGATAAAATGGAGGGAAACTAGAGAGGCTAGAGCAACCTCCCCTCCTCCTATTGATCAACAAAAAAATGTACTATCTACATTTTAATCGTTCGaagcaatttctttattcgttaaCAAATGTTGAAcaatcattgaaattttgatatttctatttataatttttaaggatggaatttttaaattcacaaaatttttaatttttttcgtaattttttattAGTCTCCCCCCTCGAGTTTTTCTAGATCCACCACTGTATATATTTGTATAGTTGAATGTATaacatctttttttttctcttaaaATTGTTTTTGTAAGTATTGCATGCATAAAGCTTCCTAGATTTTTCACTGTATTAATTTATCATTCCAATTTTGTAAACATGAAATAAGTAAACATATAACCAAATTAATTATATGAACATTGATAGACTGTTTATAACAGATCTCAAACTGAggttatattaattattattatatgttGGTAACAGATAGAATAaagtaaaaaaatttcatatataaaaatattctatataATTTCTATTTGTCTACGAAGGGAGTCAAGAGAGAAAGACTCACGTTTACTTTCTTTCTCGATTTACCGAAGATGACCAAAGTGAGCGTGGCATTTCGGACAACTTTGAGGAGTAAAGAAAGAACGCAAATATGAGTTTCTCCTTCTCGATCTTGAACAGCTGAAGTCGAGTAATAAATATGGGCCCGCAGCCCGCTTGTTCTTGACTCAcgatagtagtagtagtagtagtagcagTACTAAATAGGATACAGTTTGCAGCTTATTCGTCAATTTTTCCGTACAAACTTGTTCCGTACAAACGTAGTCTACGTTACCAGTGTAGCCAGATTTAGCATAATTGAGTACATCGACGgcgacactagtaacgacgaattTTCTTAGTGTTTAACGGAGTGGCGGGGAAAGCCGACATACCCTACCATACGAGCCACATGTTATGCGTAGTCAGTACTTCACGCAATTTCGGAAAATCGATAAAGGACGAGAATAGGAACCTTTCTTTCATGGGCTTGAACAGCTGAAGTccgtcctcgcgtcgatgaaaaaagaaaatttcagcacctacccctggtcaatttttcttaaaaattcatttttcatttttaataaatttgtttgacgctgtacgaaaatgttgtctaatatttttttgtagctatccatgagctctacttccgaactaaatttaaatggaatccattgactattgtagtagttatggtcgtttgaaaattggaccatttttatggggtttttctcactttacggggttgaggaacaacttttcgaatattcttggaatttctacatattctttgctaaaatacgcgttgtttgcattttgaaacattaaaatcctccaatccatttagaagttatgatgttttaaatattcgcatgaagttTCGGGGaaatatttctggccacacattacattttcggtaaggaatttttttctcgaaaatgagtaggaatttggaggtatgtctattgacaaaaaatgattgtaattgacccccgtaaccgaaaataatttttccagaataatttaaaatattttaatttcgccgaaaaagtctaccaattggaatttttttctcgaaagtgtctaggatttcgggagtatgtatattcacgaaaaataattgtaattgagttCGGCAACGATTATTGTACCTGTGAGTCGAAACCCTGATGACTAAGAGAATAGATAACGTGCTGGTGATATTGTCCGAAGCCTTAACAAAGTACACTCACACGTTACTGACGACAAGTTCTCTCttccagatttggcataattgaagTTAGATGCTAAACTATCGTTACATCTTTCTCTAAGCAGAAAGTTACGTCTTTTATGATATCTACTCTTTGCTCATAATTATGCTTTGAGGTATGCATATTCTTAGTTAAGTATTTTAGGTTACATTTTTCGAAATGCAATGTAAATAAACATTAATGAATAAATTTAAGTTTAATAGGATTGTAAAGAAACACATAAAGTTTTGAACAAAGTGGTTGAATTTTGGAAATAATGTCTGGAAAGCATGGTAGAGATTTGGCATTGTCAATGTTACGAACATTACCAAGAGTGTGTTTAAGTAATATTCGAGATAATCCTGGTTCAAGAAAACCCGTGAGTCTTACTTTAACAATATCATGTATTTTGATCAAAcaaaaaacaaattgatttgcATGAATGAAAAGTAAATTCAAGTATTATATAATATGATATTATTTGAATCGATTTCAATtagtttataataattatttttaatatcataCATTTCTATTAGAAACAACGTGGTCGGGGACAACACGGTGGAGATAAGCATGGTGCTGGAAATAAAGGTTCTGGTCAGAGGCAAAATTATATGCGTCCTGGATATGAAACTGGAAGTACTCCATTTTATCTCAGATTTGGATGTGAGCCATATTATAAAGGACATCAGTaagttttatataaattaatagtTAGATATAATTTCTTACTGCATTATACATATTTTTGTAAGATCCAAGTTAATGTTAAAGACACAcacatttaataaaatatgtttATGCATATTACAGTTTAAGAAGAGAATATCCACCATTATCTTTAGACACGCTACAATTGTATATTGATACAAATAGGATAGATCCATCTAAACCTATTGATCTTGTATCTATAGTCAACACAGGATTGTATAACTTAAACATACAATTCAAACATGCAGGTGTTCATCTGACAGATACGGTATCAGattttattttatagtataaaaaaattatatacagTAATGTCAACCGTATCCATGGGTAATACCTATTAAGATCTTATCGCGGTTACGTGAAATGTTTACTCGCTCAGTCGATTATGCTTAGTACACTACATTATCGTGAAAAGTTTTCAAGGATAATGGAattataaaaatgataaaattcttttttatcAGGCCATGCGAATACGGCGGCATcactgtataatatttttgcatAAGAAGCAGTTTAACTCGTTTAATATCATTTTCAAGGGCGCTGATTTGTTTAAAGCTAAAGTAAATATAGAAGTCCAGTGGGCCAGTGAGCCTGTAATAGCAGCAATTGAAAAAAATGGTGGTACTATTACCACCGCATATTATGACACTAACTCTTTATTCGCGTTACATGATGTAGATAAATTTTTTTGCAAAGgtgaattttttattcttttatggTACAAAAGTTAAACAATATCAGAATGTCATACTTAAaacattttgtattatttaggGGTACCAATACCACGCAGACTGTTACCTCCAACAGATTGCTTAGAATATTATTCGAGCGCAGCAACAAGAGGATATTTAGCAAATCCTGAGGAGATTTCTCAGGAACGACTAGTTTTATCTCAAAAATATGGTTATGTACTTCCAAAGATTGAAGATGACCCAAATTATGTGATGCTTACCCAACGTAAAGATCCTAGACAATTATTTTATGGACTTGAACCTGGTTGGGTTGTTAGTCTTAAGGACAAAGTAATTCTTAAGCCTAAAGATAATtatcttaaagaattttactcaagttgaaatgtttctttgtaacatacttgtttgatagacaaataaataatttactgaAAGAAAATAATGTATAAAATTGAGCAGTAGAATATTGACATAGATATTACTTTAACACTAACTACTACTGGTAAATTttatcaaaccagaataaaaatgTAGGTCCAAGAGTTAATATATGTAAAAAAGACGATTAAAATGTAATCTCTATTACATCGATATAGCTAACACAattgtaaatgaaaataatgaaaaaaggaaaaaaatttaTGGACAACGGGACTTGATCCCGTGACCTCGAATATACGATGAATTGTTTTCCTTAATCATTTGTACTACGATTAGTTCGATGAAACGAATTAATATTCATACGATACTTCACATATGATACATAGCAATACGGACCTACATAAcctaccaacccagaaaagtaaattaaaattcaacAAGTTAGGTGCTCCTCTTGTCAGACATAACATCTCGATTCAATGCGGTAGTTTTCGTGTTATATAAATGTAATATACATAACAAAAAGTATGAATGCGTATTGAATAAATGGAATTGTGCACCTTTTTTGGTTCTCGTTTAAAAAAGATTATCTAACTTGATACTCGTTTAtgcttaatttttttaaaatattctttgGCCAACATTTCGCAATCTTATGTGAAAGTCCAAGTTTAAAGTGAACACAACCTAAACGTTTGACATTTCTGACGTGAATAGAAACGTATGATCGCAGTCAGTTTTCACTTATCTTGCTACCGGCAGTCATGCGATGGAGTAGTCTAAACTCATTCTTCTTCCGTGACAAGTTTGTCTGTCGGTCTACTTAAATAGTTTTAACGCTTTCGATTTGTGACAACGATTTAAACATGGCATTTCGCGTTGAGTCTGAAAAGAATTATgaatttatattgaaaaatttaattgcTGGTGGtaagtttaaaatattcatatcgaaatataattgttttttatttaattactgCATAATGAACTTCGGAAAGATAATATATTCTATGAAACTGTTTAATAATTAtcaaatatttcaataaaatattatatataatttgtAGGTGTAGCTGGAATGTGCTCAAAAACAACAGTGGCCCCATTAGATAGGataaaaatattgttacaaGCGCACAATAAACACTATAAACATTTAGGTAAGGATGGTACTATTGTGCATAATTATTGAAACTATATGAAATATAACTCTTGACACTAATTCATTATATAAGGTGTTTTTTCCGGATTAAGACAGATTGTGCATCATGAACGATTTTTTGCTCTCTACAAGGGAAACTTTGCCCAAATGATTAGAATCTTTCCATATGCTGCAACACAATTTACTACGTTTGAATTATACAAGAAGGTAATTATCAATTACTCTTACCATCCTACAATAAAATAGTTTAAAAAGTAATACCAAGTTTGTTCtgggtaaagtggttcca
The window above is part of the Colletes latitarsis isolate SP2378_abdomen chromosome 2, iyColLati1, whole genome shotgun sequence genome. Proteins encoded here:
- the Mrpl15 gene encoding mitochondrial ribosomal protein L15, with translation MSGKHGRDLALSMLRTLPRVCLSNIRDNPGSRKPKQRGRGQHGGDKHGAGNKGSGQRQNYMRPGYETGSTPFYLRFGCEPYYKGHHLRREYPPLSLDTLQLYIDTNRIDPSKPIDLVSIVNTGLYNLNIQFKHAGVHLTDTGADLFKAKVNIEVQWASEPVIAAIEKNGGTITTAYYDTNSLFALHDVDKFFCKGVPIPRRLLPPTDCLEYYSSAATRGYLANPEEISQERLVLSQKYGYVLPKIEDDPNYVMLTQRKDPRQLFYGLEPGWVVSLKDKVILKPKDNYLKEFYSS